In one Cloacibacillus porcorum genomic region, the following are encoded:
- a CDS encoding Ig-like domain-containing protein: MGFYDNSVVGTSSLIFDNVKGTTGARTFLFDEIIFKGESSVTFNRSLSQLMDAADDKETVKLIVEKGSTLRIVKDPTGDTGDPILGNAKIDGTLIVEDGMTLILNNSLEKGEGAKIEGNIVVRKVNPEEPPIKPDDVNVIPVKPETVKSVDDLPAGVPALVEKQPNGDIVVTSAKFAAAVASSDVNGTVDTNLIKSIPVFKTVVSADKTALASFRGRLDEFSSHKFKDIVLCKVIPGKVLKFAFQSLPKKIESGEFAITTADGTAVEANASPKAGVEYLISFAVADNSEYDLDKTKGNILDPAVLSVNQYRLTLSATELLLAEGQSKTLTASGLAPGATLKWESSNDKVAAIEGSGEEITVKALSAGKANITVKDGSAAVTCRVTVTKGGSGGSSGGGCNSGLAAVVLAALIPLFFRRKSKAVH, from the coding sequence ATGGGATTCTATGATAATTCCGTTGTCGGCACTTCAAGTTTGATTTTTGACAATGTTAAGGGAACGACCGGTGCCAGGACTTTCCTGTTCGACGAGATAATTTTCAAAGGTGAAAGCTCTGTGACATTTAACAGGTCACTGTCACAGCTTATGGATGCTGCCGACGATAAAGAGACGGTTAAGCTCATAGTCGAAAAGGGCAGTACTCTGCGTATTGTGAAAGATCCAACCGGAGATACTGGTGATCCTATTCTCGGTAACGCGAAGATCGACGGTACGCTCATCGTCGAAGATGGCATGACGCTGATCCTCAACAACAGCCTTGAAAAGGGCGAGGGCGCGAAGATCGAAGGCAACATCGTTGTGAGAAAGGTAAACCCGGAGGAGCCGCCCATTAAGCCGGACGACGTCAACGTCATACCGGTAAAGCCGGAGACGGTAAAGAGCGTCGACGATCTCCCCGCAGGCGTTCCCGCGCTCGTTGAAAAACAGCCTAACGGCGACATCGTCGTGACTTCGGCGAAATTCGCCGCCGCCGTGGCTTCCAGCGACGTCAACGGCACGGTCGACACGAACCTGATCAAATCCATACCGGTGTTCAAGACCGTCGTATCCGCGGACAAGACGGCGCTCGCGTCGTTCAGGGGCAGGCTGGATGAATTTTCCTCCCACAAGTTCAAAGATATCGTGCTCTGTAAGGTGATACCGGGTAAGGTCCTCAAGTTCGCTTTCCAGAGTCTGCCGAAAAAGATCGAGTCAGGCGAATTTGCGATCACGACCGCAGACGGTACGGCGGTCGAGGCGAACGCTTCGCCGAAGGCGGGCGTGGAGTATCTCATCAGCTTTGCCGTCGCGGATAACAGCGAGTATGACCTCGACAAGACAAAGGGAAATATATTGGACCCGGCGGTGCTCTCCGTCAACCAGTACCGGCTCACGCTCTCCGCGACGGAGCTCTTATTGGCGGAGGGGCAGTCCAAAACCTTAACGGCATCCGGTCTTGCCCCCGGAGCGACGCTAAAATGGGAGAGCAGCAACGACAAGGTGGCGGCGATTGAAGGTTCCGGTGAGGAGATAACGGTCAAAGCTCTCAGCGCCGGCAAGGCGAATATCACCGTAAAGGACGGTTCCGCTGCCGTGACCTGCAGGGTGACAGTGACGAAGGGCGGTTCCGGCGGAAGCTCAGGCGGCGGCTGTAATTCCGGCCTCGCCGCGGTGGTCCTCGCCGCGCTCATCCCGCTCTTCTTCCGCAGAAAGAGCAAGGCCGTTCATTAA